The Raphanus sativus cultivar WK10039 chromosome 2, ASM80110v3, whole genome shotgun sequence genome includes a region encoding these proteins:
- the LOC108840258 gene encoding F-box/kelch-repeat protein At4g38940-like — MSRAEKRQPPSDPITSLPEDIAFDILARVPRRDYPRVSLVTKLFRSLVSSPEVYARRSSLGCTERCLYVTVLNLDKVRLYTHNIGHHRLVLIPGLPALPWCESLVAVGSRIYVFGGLNVDDLKKTSSAFSIDCRSHTVQPLPSMPFPMCDTVAAFMDGRIYVIGSDGSSSESKKVVVFNTETQTWEPEMTTTKPAGMEIGNLMTDAVVMGGKMYMRDHRKSFVYDPKESKWEMDKVLSSKEWWKACVVDDVLYYHDSRKNKLRWYDPKQRCWGVVKGVEELLAQTLDFGNIDSVCYGGKLVLLCPKGRGKSMDQVRTEVFFVEISLERRKRGQMWGEVDHSCDLGLTVPGGQFNISRPLFLVV, encoded by the coding sequence ATGTCTAGGGCAGAGAAGAGGCAGCCGCCGTCGGATCCGATTACGTCACTTCCCGAGGACATCGCCTTTGACATCTTAGCGCGTGTACCGAGACGCGACTATCCAAGAGTCTCCCTCGTTACGAAACTCTTCCGCTCACTCGTTTCATCGCCTGAGGTATACGCGAGACGATCTTCCTTGGGTTGCACTGAACGCTGTCTCTATGTTACAGTCCTTAACCTCGACAAGGTCCGTTTGTATACCCACAACATCGGCCACCACCGCTTGGTCCTCATCCCTGGGCTTCCCGCTTTGCCTTGGTGTGAAAGCCTTGTGGCAGTAGGTTCGAGGATATACGTGTTTGGTGGGCTTAACGTTGATGACTTGAAGAAGACATCGAGTGCTTTCAGCATCGACTGCAGATCTCATACTGTTCAACCCCTCCCGAGCATGCCGTTCCCCATGTGTGACACAGTCGCTGCCTTTATGGATGGGAGGATCTACGTAATTGGATCTGATGGCTCCTCCTCAGAGTCAAAGAAGGTGGTGGTGTTCAATACCGAAACACAAACGTGGGAGCCTGAGATGACAACAACGAAGCCAGCAGGGATGGAGATAGGTAACTTGATGACGGATGCGGTGGTGATGGGTGGTAAGATGTACATGAGGGATCATCGGAAGAGCTTTGTTTACGATCCAAAGGAAAGCAAATGGGAAATGGACAAGGTGCTGAGTTCCAAGGAGTGGTGGAAGGCGTGTGTCGTTGATGATGTTTTGTACTACCACGATTCTCGTAAGAACAAGTTGAGATGGTATGACCCGAAGCAGAGGTGTTGGGGAGTGGTGAAAGGTGTGGAAGAGTTGTTGGCTCAGACGCTTGATTTTGGGAATATAGATTCTGTGTGTTACGGTGGGAAGCTGGTTTTGCTGTGTCCTAAAGGACGAGGTAAGAGTATGGATCAAGTAAGGACGGaggttttttttgttgagattTCTCTGGAAAGACGCAAAAGAGGTCAGATGTGGGGTGAAGTTGATCACTCGTGTGATCTTGGTTTAACTGTTCCTGGTGGTCAATTTAACATTAGTAGACCTCTTTTTCTTGTGGTTTGA